A single Clavibacter nebraskensis NCPPB 2581 DNA region contains:
- a CDS encoding alpha/beta hydrolase yields the protein MSALLDATPHEFQPGADTGPVILGLHGTGADERQGLELARLLASGQPVLAPRGSVREGSAARWFRRHAEGVFDVDDVVARAADLADLVAEARSAYALGDREILAVGFSNGANMALATTLLHPSALTATIAFSARWPLGGREPAADLSGTRITLLNGDADAMAPLVDVERTVREALSRGADVSSHVRPGGHGLDARDLDAARTRIRTG from the coding sequence GTGAGCGCGCTCCTCGACGCGACGCCCCACGAGTTCCAGCCGGGAGCCGACACCGGCCCCGTGATCCTCGGCCTCCACGGCACGGGCGCCGACGAGCGGCAGGGCCTCGAGCTCGCGCGGCTCCTCGCGTCCGGGCAGCCGGTGCTGGCACCGCGCGGGAGCGTGCGCGAGGGATCCGCCGCCCGCTGGTTCCGCCGCCACGCGGAAGGGGTCTTCGATGTCGACGACGTGGTCGCGCGCGCGGCCGATCTCGCCGACCTGGTCGCCGAGGCCCGGTCGGCCTACGCTCTGGGAGACCGGGAGATCCTCGCTGTCGGGTTCTCGAACGGGGCGAACATGGCTCTGGCGACCACGCTGCTGCACCCGTCGGCGCTGACCGCGACGATCGCCTTCTCGGCGCGCTGGCCGCTCGGCGGCCGGGAGCCGGCCGCCGACCTGTCGGGCACGCGGATCACGCTGCTCAACGGCGACGCGGACGCCATGGCGCCGCTCGTCGACGTGGAGCGGACGGTGCGCGAGGCCCTCAGCCGCGGCGCCGACGTCTCCTCCCACGTGCGACCCGGCGGGCACGGGCTCGACGCGCGCGACCTCGACGCGGCCCGCACGCGCATCCGCACCGGCTGA